Proteins from one Carcharodon carcharias isolate sCarCar2 chromosome 37 unlocalized genomic scaffold, sCarCar2.pri SUPER_37_unloc_1, whole genome shotgun sequence genomic window:
- the LOC121274547 gene encoding histone H2B-like: MVEEKKKPVAKKGAKKAVSKPSGKGGKKRRRSRKESYAIYIYKVMKQVHPDTGISSKAMSIMNSFVSDIFERIAGEASRLAHYNKRSTISSREIQTAVRLLLPGELAKHAVSEGTKAVTKYTSSK, translated from the coding sequence atggttgaagaGAAGAAGAAACCAGTTGCTAAAAAAGGCGCCAAGAAAGCGGTGAGTAAACCGTCAGGAAAGGGCGGTAAGAAGCGGCGAAGGTCGAGGAAGGAGAGTTACGCCATTtacatctacaaagtgatgaagcaggttcaccccgacaccggcatctcctccaaggccatgagcatcatgaactcgtTCGTGAGCGATATTTTCGAGCGCATCGCGGGTGAGGCTTCCcgcctggcccattacaacaagcgcagcaccatcagctcccgggagatccagaccgccgtgcgcctgctgctgcccggggaactggccaagcacgccgtgtcggaagggacaaaggcggtgaccaagtacaccagctccaagtga
- the LOC121274553 gene encoding late histone H2B.L4-like, translating into MVDEKKPVPKKGGKKALKKPVAKGGKKRRKSRKESYAIYIYKVMKQVHPDTGISSKAMSIMNSFVSDIFERIAGEASRLAHYNKRSTISSREIQTAVRLLLPGELAKHAVSEGTKAVTKYTSSK; encoded by the coding sequence AtggttgatgagaagaaaccAGTTCCCAAGAAGGGAGGCAAGAAAGCCTTAAAGAAACCGGTAGCAAAGGGCGGCAAGAAGCGGCGAAAGTCGAGGAAGGAGAGTTACGccatctacatctacaaagtgatgaagcaggttcaccccgacaccggcatctcctccaaggccatgagcatcatgaactcgtTCGTGAGCGATATTTTCGAGCGCATCGCGGGTGAGGCTTCCcgcctggcccattacaacaagcgcagcaccatcagctcccgggagatccagaccgccgtgcgcctgctgctgcccggggaactggccaagcacgccgtgtcggaagggacaaaggcggtgaccaagtacaccagctccaagtaa
- the LOC121274522 gene encoding histone H2A-like produces MRAHFLILCESVCEIVEMSGRGKTGGKVRSKAKSRSSRAGLQFPVGRVHRLLRKGNYAERVGAGAPVYLAAVLEYLTAEILELAGNAARDNKKTRIIPRHLQLAVRNDEELNKLLGGVTIAQGGVLPNIQAVLLPKKTSAAAGSKTK; encoded by the coding sequence ATGCGAGCGCATTTCCTCATTCTCTGTGAAAGTGTTTGTGAGATTGTGGAAATGTCTGGAAGAGGAAAGACCGGCGGGAAAGTTCGATCCAAGGCCAAGTCTCGCTCCTCCCGGGCCGGACTGCAGTTCCCGGTGGGCCGTGTTCACAGGCTCCTGAGAAAGGGCAACTATGCTGAGCGTGTGGGTGCCGGAGCCCCGGTCTATCTGGCAGCTGTGCTGGAGTATCTGACGGCTGAAATCCTCGAGCTGGCCGGTAACGCGGCCCGGGACAACAAGAAGACCCGCATCATCCCCAGACACCTGCAGCTGGCCGTCCGCAACGAcgaggagctcaacaagctgctgggagggGTGACCATCGCTCAGGGCGGGGTGCTGCCTAATATCCAGGCCgtgctgctgcccaagaaaaccAGCGCCGCTGCGGGCTCGAAGACCAAGTGA